One genomic region from Antedon mediterranea chromosome 3, ecAntMedi1.1, whole genome shotgun sequence encodes:
- the LOC140044439 gene encoding alpha-N-acetylgalactosaminide alpha-2,6-sialyltransferase 3-like isoform X2 — MENKQILLYTLVCYGIFMICFCMFYTQQYVNSHAKVRSDYLNANATSLLLTKLYHIPAQEDTFLYVNKTLIKTREENEKTSANSSKVVKPTKPPEIISVRKYYISLADSKQTLDYNCSVCALVSSSGQLMGRGLGKEIDANQCVIRMNNAPSGIYHEDVGNRTTIRMGSFNAVKAYINQKYLFAGDVSPDVVITWGLYQKKHEGILKAAKTLPKLYPNTKFYAESLKGEDYAGIIFEKETGLSRQKTKTWLSTGWFTMLMAIDICDKVNLYGFIPEDHCQTHPGEIKKYHYYQSPNSSLAECKYYSWNEARKGTGHRFLTEKAVFARWGRRYNMTFHAPSWNITMDEKKIETPFMKNQNKAKLIKKRYPVKRRHL; from the exons ATGGAG AACAAACAAATTCTTCTATATACTTTGGTTTGCTATGGAATATTTATGATATGTTTTTGTATGTTCTACACACAACAGTATGTCAACTCGCATGCCAAAGTACGATCTGACTATTTGAATGCCAACGCGACATCTCTATTACTCACAAAACTATATCATATACCTGCTCAAGAGGACACTTTTCTTTATGTGAATAAAACTTTGATAAAAACAAGAGAAGAAAATGAGAAGACATCAGCCAACAGCAGTAAAGTAGTAAAGCCCACAAAACCACCTGAAATCATTTCTGTCAGAAAATATTACATATCTTTAGCAGATAGTAAACAG ACGCTAGATTACAACTGCAGCGTGTGCGCGCTGGTATCCAGCTCTGGACAGCTGATGGGACGAGGACTCGGAAAAGAAATTGACGCCAACCAATGTGTGATTCGAATGAACAATGCTCCTTCCGGAATCTATCATGAGGACGTCGGAAATCGCACAACTATCCGCATGGGTTCCTTTAATGCTGTGAAGGCGTACATTAATCAAAAATATCTGTTTGCTGGCGATGTGTCTCCTGATGTTGTTATCACTTGGGGTTTGTACCAAAAGAAGCATGAAGGGATACTAAAGGCTGCCAAAACATTGCCAAAATTGTACCCCAATACCAAGTTCTATGCCGAGTCCCTCAAGGGGGAAGATTACGCAGGTATCATCTTTGAGAAGGAGACGGGTTTGAGCAG ACAAAAAACCAAGACATGGTTATCAACTGGCTGGTTCACCATGCTTATGGCCATTGACATCTGTGACAAAGTGAATTTGTATGGGTTTATACCGGAGGATCATTGCCA AACACATCCAGGTGAGATAAAGAAGTACCATTATTATCAAAGTCCAAACAGCAGCTTGGCTGAGTGCAAGTACTACTCATGGAATGAAGCACGCAAAGGAACTGGACATAGATTTTTGACGGAGAAAGCAGTTTTTGCCCGTTGGGGTCGACGTTACAACATGACGTTTCACGCACCTTCATGGAACATCACAATGGATGAAAAAAAGATTGAGACACCGTTTATGAAGAATCAGAACAAAGCAAAATTGATCAAGAAAAGGTACCCAGTAAAACGTCGCCACCTATAG
- the LOC140044439 gene encoding alpha-N-acetylgalactosaminide alpha-2,6-sialyltransferase 3-like isoform X1, whose amino-acid sequence MGKTVHAMSFIRIIQKNKQILLYTLVCYGIFMICFCMFYTQQYVNSHAKVRSDYLNANATSLLLTKLYHIPAQEDTFLYVNKTLIKTREENEKTSANSSKVVKPTKPPEIISVRKYYISLADSKQTLDYNCSVCALVSSSGQLMGRGLGKEIDANQCVIRMNNAPSGIYHEDVGNRTTIRMGSFNAVKAYINQKYLFAGDVSPDVVITWGLYQKKHEGILKAAKTLPKLYPNTKFYAESLKGEDYAGIIFEKETGLSRQKTKTWLSTGWFTMLMAIDICDKVNLYGFIPEDHCQTHPGEIKKYHYYQSPNSSLAECKYYSWNEARKGTGHRFLTEKAVFARWGRRYNMTFHAPSWNITMDEKKIETPFMKNQNKAKLIKKRYPVKRRHL is encoded by the exons ATGGGGAAGACTGTGCATGCCATGTCATTTATAAGGATCATtcaaaaa AACAAACAAATTCTTCTATATACTTTGGTTTGCTATGGAATATTTATGATATGTTTTTGTATGTTCTACACACAACAGTATGTCAACTCGCATGCCAAAGTACGATCTGACTATTTGAATGCCAACGCGACATCTCTATTACTCACAAAACTATATCATATACCTGCTCAAGAGGACACTTTTCTTTATGTGAATAAAACTTTGATAAAAACAAGAGAAGAAAATGAGAAGACATCAGCCAACAGCAGTAAAGTAGTAAAGCCCACAAAACCACCTGAAATCATTTCTGTCAGAAAATATTACATATCTTTAGCAGATAGTAAACAG ACGCTAGATTACAACTGCAGCGTGTGCGCGCTGGTATCCAGCTCTGGACAGCTGATGGGACGAGGACTCGGAAAAGAAATTGACGCCAACCAATGTGTGATTCGAATGAACAATGCTCCTTCCGGAATCTATCATGAGGACGTCGGAAATCGCACAACTATCCGCATGGGTTCCTTTAATGCTGTGAAGGCGTACATTAATCAAAAATATCTGTTTGCTGGCGATGTGTCTCCTGATGTTGTTATCACTTGGGGTTTGTACCAAAAGAAGCATGAAGGGATACTAAAGGCTGCCAAAACATTGCCAAAATTGTACCCCAATACCAAGTTCTATGCCGAGTCCCTCAAGGGGGAAGATTACGCAGGTATCATCTTTGAGAAGGAGACGGGTTTGAGCAG ACAAAAAACCAAGACATGGTTATCAACTGGCTGGTTCACCATGCTTATGGCCATTGACATCTGTGACAAAGTGAATTTGTATGGGTTTATACCGGAGGATCATTGCCA AACACATCCAGGTGAGATAAAGAAGTACCATTATTATCAAAGTCCAAACAGCAGCTTGGCTGAGTGCAAGTACTACTCATGGAATGAAGCACGCAAAGGAACTGGACATAGATTTTTGACGGAGAAAGCAGTTTTTGCCCGTTGGGGTCGACGTTACAACATGACGTTTCACGCACCTTCATGGAACATCACAATGGATGAAAAAAAGATTGAGACACCGTTTATGAAGAATCAGAACAAAGCAAAATTGATCAAGAAAAGGTACCCAGTAAAACGTCGCCACCTATAG